A part of Melittangium boletus DSM 14713 genomic DNA contains:
- a CDS encoding enoyl-CoA hydratase/isomerase family protein: MNPIPPSSLRVDVEDEGVLVLTLSNPARRNALDDDQVARLDAALAAAPGQARAVLIRGEGGTFCSGFDLNLLSVPSGERLPDDALMACLARLEALSLPTVALVRGAAFGAGFDLAAACDFRVGGEDALFSMPPARLGIVYSPDGLLRVARLVGVARAKILFLSGRRLDAREALAWGLLDECLPDAETRAMELCRTLAAQAPLAIAGMKESFRLLTRPALSEEERAWSREVRARAFASEDAREGRAAFLEKRTPRFRGR; encoded by the coding sequence ATGAATCCGATACCGCCCTCCTCGCTTCGGGTGGACGTCGAGGACGAGGGAGTGCTCGTCCTGACGCTGTCCAATCCCGCCCGGCGCAACGCGCTCGATGACGATCAGGTGGCCCGGTTGGACGCGGCGCTGGCCGCGGCGCCCGGCCAGGCCCGTGCCGTGCTCATCCGGGGAGAGGGAGGCACTTTCTGCTCGGGCTTCGACTTGAACCTGTTGTCGGTCCCCTCGGGGGAGCGGCTGCCGGATGACGCGCTGATGGCATGCCTCGCACGGCTGGAGGCGCTGTCCCTGCCCACGGTCGCGCTGGTGCGCGGAGCGGCTTTTGGCGCGGGTTTCGACCTGGCGGCGGCGTGTGACTTCCGCGTGGGCGGAGAGGACGCGCTCTTCAGCATGCCCCCGGCGCGGCTGGGCATCGTCTACTCGCCGGATGGCTTGTTGCGCGTGGCCCGGCTGGTGGGGGTGGCGCGCGCGAAGATCCTCTTCCTCTCCGGGCGCCGGCTGGACGCGAGGGAGGCGCTGGCCTGGGGTTTGTTGGACGAGTGCCTCCCGGATGCGGAGACCCGGGCGATGGAGCTGTGCCGGACGCTCGCCGCGCAGGCGCCCCTGGCGATCGCGGGGATGAAGGAGAGCTTCCGGTTGCTCACGCGGCCTGCCCTGTCCGAGGAGGAACGGGCCTGGTCGCGCGAGGTGCGGGCACGGGCCTTCGCGAGCGAGGATGCCCGCGAGGGCAGGGCGGCCTTCCTGGAGAAGCGCACACCCCGTTTCCGCGGCCGTTGA
- a CDS encoding biotin/lipoyl-binding carrier protein produces MADVAAHITGTVWKIEVQVGQRVSAGDTLVILESMKMEMPVETEVEGTVREIRCRESQSVNEGDVLVVLE; encoded by the coding sequence ATGGCGGACGTGGCGGCGCACATCACCGGGACGGTGTGGAAGATCGAGGTCCAGGTCGGGCAGCGGGTCTCCGCGGGGGACACGCTCGTCATCCTCGAATCCATGAAGATGGAGATGCCGGTGGAGACGGAAGTGGAGGGCACCGTGCGGGAGATTCGTTGCCGGGAATCCCAGTCGGTCAACGAAGGCGATGTGCTCGTGGTACTGGAGTAG
- a CDS encoding response regulator: protein MQIRILVVDDEQDNCDYLKLVLMREGYDVVTTTDPTKTVEILRSADFHLVILDMMMPVMSGTEVLEHIRKYDTDVAVIVATAYPTVDTAVASLKNQASDYVKKPMEPEQFLGAVRNALAKKGLSQDPEADLHRAIGRTIRDARKTQDLTLKQLARRTGLSVSLLSQIERAESSASISSLYKIASALQLRMGELFGDT from the coding sequence GTGCAGATCCGTATCCTGGTAGTCGATGACGAGCAGGACAACTGCGACTACCTCAAGCTTGTCCTGATGCGCGAGGGCTACGACGTCGTCACCACGACGGACCCCACCAAGACCGTGGAGATCCTCCGCAGCGCGGACTTCCACCTCGTCATCCTGGACATGATGATGCCCGTCATGTCCGGCACCGAGGTGCTGGAGCACATCCGCAAGTACGACACGGACGTCGCCGTCATCGTCGCCACCGCGTACCCCACGGTGGACACGGCCGTGGCCTCGCTGAAGAACCAGGCCAGCGACTACGTGAAGAAGCCCATGGAGCCGGAGCAGTTCCTCGGCGCCGTGCGCAACGCGCTCGCCAAGAAGGGCCTGTCCCAGGATCCCGAGGCGGATCTCCACCGCGCCATCGGCCGCACCATCCGCGACGCGCGCAAGACGCAGGATCTCACCCTCAAGCAGCTCGCGCGCCGCACCGGCCTGTCCGTGTCGCTGCTCTCGCAGATCGAGCGCGCCGAGTCCTCGGCGTCCATCTCGTCGCTCTACAAGATCGCCTCCGCGCTGCAACTGCGCATGGGCGAGCTGTTCGGCGACACCTGA